GGTAGCGGTTGAGCTCCTGCACGGTCTTGAAGCTGCGGTTCATCAGGAGGCTCAGGTTGTGCAGGATGCGCTCGCCGACCTTGCTTTCCCAGACCGCGTCGAACTTGATCTGCTTGTCGAGCCAGTGCTCGAGCCAGTCGGGGTCGGGCATGCGGCTCTGGATGGTGTCGTTCGGGAACAGCGCCTTGTTGACGTGCAGGTTGGTCGGGTGCAGCGCCTGGGCGGTGCGGCGCGCGCTGGCCATCAGCACGCCCACCTTGGTGAAGGCGGCGCGCGCCTCGTCGCCGAACTTTTCCATGGCGCGCTTCATGTAGCGCAGGTAGGCGCCGCCGTGGCGGGCCTCGTCCTGGCTCAGCGTGGTGTAGATGTGCTTGATGACCGGCTCGGTGTGCCACTGGGCGGCACGGCGGTACCAGTGGTTGAGGCGGATTTCGCCGCAGAAATGCAGCATCAGGGTTTCGAGCGGCGGGGCCGGGTCGAAGTCGAAGCGCACCTCGTGCAGTTCCTGCTCGGTGGGCGCATGCTGGGGGCTGAAGCGCTTCAGGTACTCCATGAGCACCAGCGAATGCTTCTGCTCCTCGAAGAACCAGATCGACATGAAAGCGGAAAAATCGCTATCGTGGCGGTTGTCGCGCAGGAACATCTCGGTGGCCGGCAGCGCCGCCCACTCGGTGATGGCGTTCATCTTGATGGTCTGCGCCTGCTCTTCCGACAGCAGCGAAGCGTCGAACGACTGCCAGGGAATGTCCTTGTCCATGTCCCAGCGGACAGATTCGAGTTGTCTGAAGAGTTCCGGATAAAGCATCAAAGTCTTTCTAAGGCCGTCGATTTTAGTCGGCTCGTTTGGCGCACCCGTGACAGACGCGCGATGATGCGTGCATAAGCGCGGTCTTATGACGCGAAATGCACACTTTTTTGTCTTCAGGAGCCCCCTTATGCGAATCCCTGCCGCCCTGGCCGCATGCCTCCTTGCCGCTGGCACGGCGCTCGCCCAGGCCCCCTCTCCGACACCATCTCCTGCGCCATCCGCCCCGGCCGACGGCGCCGCCGCTGCAGCCTGCCCGCCCACCCTGCAGCACACCTTCCCGCGGCTGCAGGACGAAAAACCCCAATCGCTGTGCCAGTACGCCGGCAAAGTGGTACTGGTTGTGAACACCGCGAGCTTCTGCGGCTTTACCCCGCAATACAAGGGGCTGGAGGCGTTGGACAGCAAATACCGCTCGCGCGGGCTCGTGGTGCTGGGCTTTCCCTCCAACGATTTCGCGCAGGAATCGGGTTCGAACAAGGAAATTGCCGATTTCTGCGAAAGCACCTTCGGCGTGAAGTTTCCGATGTTCGCGAAGTCGTCGGTGCGCGGCGCCAATGCCAACCCGCTGTTCAAGCAGCTCGCGCTGGCCTCCGGCACCACGCCGAAGTGGAATTTCTACAAATACCTCATCGGGCGGGACGGCAAGGTGGTGCAGGCCTGGTCCAGCATGACGGCGCCCGATGAAAGCGCCTTCGTCAAGGTCATCGAGAGCCAGCTCGCGGCTGGGAGCTGAGGGCCTTGCCAAAGTGAACTGATCGTCACAAACGTTTACCACTGGAGGGGGAACCGGGCTGGCACACTGTGCTCATACCGAGCGAAGGCAGCCAATGCCTTCCAGTTTTCATGTTGCGAGGTCTTCCAGGCGTCTTGTCTGGTCGAAATCCCGAGGCGATTCTTCTCCTCCTCCCTCCCTCCCTCCTTCGCGTCGGGGCGCCTCGCAGCATTTTTGTATTTCCCCAGAGGGGCGGGGCGCGGCAACACCGGCGCCCTGAAACGAAAAAGGCGCCAGAGGCGCCTTTTTTCATGGTTGGGTGTCGATGAAGCTGGGCCGCAGCATCAGCTTGTCGTACAGCTTTGCGAGGTTGGAGTGCTGGCTGCGCCAGTCGATCTCCGGAAAGCGCAGTCCCAGCCAGCCCAGCGCGCAGCCCACGGCGATGTCGGAGAGGCTCAGGTGAATGCCGCTGCAAAAGGGCTTGTCGTTCAGCCCCTTGGCCATGGCGGCGATGCCGCCCTCGACCTTGGCGCGCTGGCGCTCGATCCAGGCGGCGCTGCGCTCGCCGTCGCTGCGGCCAGTCCAGGTGGCCTCCAGGCGCCAGAGCACGCCGGCGTCCATGACGCCATCGGCCAGCGCTTCCCAGGTCTTGACCTCGGCGCGCTCGCGGCCCTGCTGCGGGATCAGCTTGCCCACGGGGGACAGCGTGTCGAGGTATTCGACGATCACGCGCGAGTCGAACATCGCGTCGCCGCCTTCCATGATGAGGCAAGGCACCTTCCCGAGCGGGTTGGAGTGCGCGATCGTGGTGTCGGCAGCCCAGACGTTCTCGATCACGAACTGGTAGTCGAGACGCTTTTCGGCCAGCACCACGCGCACCTTGCGCACATAAGGGCTGGCGGCTGATCCGATCAGTTTCATGAAAGCTCTCTCCCCTTGCATTGATAACGTTTGTTCATGGTCATTTTAGGGGAAGGCCCAAAGAGCGGGTCCGGATCCGTGGCGAACGTGCATCGGCGCCAAGCCACCTAAAATTCGGGGAATGAGCTTCTCCACCGTTTCCGCCCTCTCCCCACTTGATGGCCGCTATGCGGCCAAACTCGCGGCATTGCGCCCGCTGATGAGCGAACAGGGCTACATGCACCGGCGCGTGCAGGTCGAAGTGGCGTGGTTCATCGCGCTGTCAGACTGCGGCTTTGCCGAATTCAAGCCGCTCACGGGCGGCGCCCGCAAGTACCTGCTGGGCTTGGTTGCCCACTTCTCGGAGGCCGACGCACTGGCCATCAAGGACATCGAAAAAACCACCAACCACGACGTGAAGGCGGTCGAATACTGGATCAAGTCCAAGTTCGAAGCCCGGCCCGAGCTGCTGGCCGCCGCCGAGTTCGTGCACTTTGCCTGCACCAGCGAGGACATCAACAACACCAGCCATGCGCTGCAGATCCAGGCCGCGCGCGAGAAGGTGATGCTGCCGGCCATCGACGGGCTGATTGTCAAGCTGCGCGAAATGGCGCACCAGTTCGCCGGCGTCTCGATGCTGTCGCGCACGCACGGCCAGACCGCCAGCCCGACCACCGTGGGCAAGGAAATCGCCAACGTGGCGGTGCGGCTTTCGAAGGCGCGCGCGCAGATCGCCTCGGTGCAGCTGCTCGGCAAGATGAACGGCGCCGTGGGCAACTACAACGCCCACCTCGCGGCCTGGCCCGATTTCGACTGGGAGGCGTTCAGCCGCAAGGTCATCGAAACGCCGGCGCCGCTCGGCCTGGGCCTGAGCTTCCAGCCCTACAGCATCCAGATCGAGCCGCACGACTACATGGCCGAGCTGTTCGACGCGGTGGCGCGCGCCAACACCATCCTGGTCGACTTCTCGCGCGACATCTGGGGCTATGTGAGCCTGGGCTACTTCAAGCAGCGGCTCAAGAAGGGCGAAATCGGCTCCTCGACCATGCCGCACAAGGTCAACCCGATCGACTTCGAGAATGCCGAGGGCAACCTGGGCCTGGCCAACGCGGTGCTGCGCCACCTGAGCGAAAAGCTGCCGATCAGCCGTTGGCAGCGCGACCTGACCGACAGCACGGTGCTGCGCAACATCGGCGTGGCCTTCGGCTATGCCGCGCTGGCCTATGCGAGCCTGGCCACCGGACTGGGCAAGCTGGAACTCAACGAGGAAGCGCTGGCCGAAGACCTCGACGCCTCGTGGGAAGTGCTGGCCGAGCCGATCCAGACCGTGATGCGCCGCTTCGGCGTGCAGGGCGCCTACGAGCAGCTCAAGGAAGTGACCCGCGGCAAGACGGTGACGGCCGAGGCGCTGCACGGCCTGATCCGCTCGCTCGACATTCCCGAGGCAGAAAAGGAACGGCTGCTGGCCATGACGCCCGCAAGCTACACCGGCAAGGCCGCGGAGCTCGCCAGTAGAATCTAGCGTTCCCGCACGTCGATGCACCAGCCGCCCGAGGGCGGCTGTTTGCTTCGTGCCACGCCCCTTTTCAGCCAACGCGCCGCATGCGGCGCGCCAGCCAACAACCAGACGGGGCTCTTTCGAAGTCCCTGTTGTTCATGCTGCGCGCCCCTCTCAGACGCCTCTGGCTGAAGATCCACCGCTGGATCGGCCTCTCGCTCGGTCCGGTACTGGCCCTCACGGCGCTGCTTGGCGCCGTGCTGGTGGTGGCCTTGCCGATCGATCGCTACGCGCATCCTGCCTTCTTCGTGGCTAGGAGCGCAGGCGACGCG
This genomic window from Variovorax paradoxus contains:
- a CDS encoding glutathione peroxidase; protein product: MRIPAALAACLLAAGTALAQAPSPTPSPAPSAPADGAAAAACPPTLQHTFPRLQDEKPQSLCQYAGKVVLVVNTASFCGFTPQYKGLEALDSKYRSRGLVVLGFPSNDFAQESGSNKEIADFCESTFGVKFPMFAKSSVRGANANPLFKQLALASGTTPKWNFYKYLIGRDGKVVQAWSSMTAPDESAFVKVIESQLAAGS
- a CDS encoding glutathione S-transferase N-terminal domain-containing protein, whose amino-acid sequence is MKLIGSAASPYVRKVRVVLAEKRLDYQFVIENVWAADTTIAHSNPLGKVPCLIMEGGDAMFDSRVIVEYLDTLSPVGKLIPQQGRERAEVKTWEALADGVMDAGVLWRLEATWTGRSDGERSAAWIERQRAKVEGGIAAMAKGLNDKPFCSGIHLSLSDIAVGCALGWLGLRFPEIDWRSQHSNLAKLYDKLMLRPSFIDTQP
- the purB gene encoding adenylosuccinate lyase gives rise to the protein MSFSTVSALSPLDGRYAAKLAALRPLMSEQGYMHRRVQVEVAWFIALSDCGFAEFKPLTGGARKYLLGLVAHFSEADALAIKDIEKTTNHDVKAVEYWIKSKFEARPELLAAAEFVHFACTSEDINNTSHALQIQAAREKVMLPAIDGLIVKLREMAHQFAGVSMLSRTHGQTASPTTVGKEIANVAVRLSKARAQIASVQLLGKMNGAVGNYNAHLAAWPDFDWEAFSRKVIETPAPLGLGLSFQPYSIQIEPHDYMAELFDAVARANTILVDFSRDIWGYVSLGYFKQRLKKGEIGSSTMPHKVNPIDFENAEGNLGLANAVLRHLSEKLPISRWQRDLTDSTVLRNIGVAFGYAALAYASLATGLGKLELNEEALAEDLDASWEVLAEPIQTVMRRFGVQGAYEQLKEVTRGKTVTAEALHGLIRSLDIPEAEKERLLAMTPASYTGKAAELASRI
- a CDS encoding ferritin-like domain-containing protein, whose translation is MLYPELFRQLESVRWDMDKDIPWQSFDASLLSEEQAQTIKMNAITEWAALPATEMFLRDNRHDSDFSAFMSIWFFEEQKHSLVLMEYLKRFSPQHAPTEQELHEVRFDFDPAPPLETLMLHFCGEIRLNHWYRRAAQWHTEPVIKHIYTTLSQDEARHGGAYLRYMKRAMEKFGDEARAAFTKVGVLMASARRTAQALHPTNLHVNKALFPNDTIQSRMPDPDWLEHWLDKQIKFDAVWESKVGERILHNLSLLMNRSFKTVQELNRYRKELAATLGPKPEYQGA